In Rhizobium gallicum bv. gallicum R602sp, the following proteins share a genomic window:
- a CDS encoding helix-turn-helix domain-containing protein, with protein MNAKAPNAIDVYVGSRVRMRRLLLGFSQERLADQIGVTFQQVQKYEKGMNRIGASRLQKIAEVLAVPPSFFFQQDAAQPLSLDGLEPSENFDPVGEFLRSKEGLALNRAFLKITDPTVREKVLSLVKAMAQAGERRDMTVDPANSETSAALDA; from the coding sequence ATGAACGCAAAAGCTCCTAATGCAATCGACGTCTACGTGGGCTCGCGCGTGAGGATGCGAAGACTGCTGTTGGGGTTCAGCCAGGAGCGGCTGGCCGACCAGATCGGCGTTACCTTTCAACAGGTGCAGAAATACGAGAAGGGCATGAACCGCATCGGCGCAAGCCGGCTGCAAAAGATTGCCGAAGTGCTTGCCGTACCGCCGAGCTTCTTCTTCCAGCAGGACGCCGCGCAGCCGCTGAGCCTCGACGGACTGGAGCCCTCCGAAAATTTCGACCCGGTCGGAGAATTCCTGCGTTCGAAGGAAGGGCTGGCGCTTAATCGCGCTTTCTTGAAGATCACCGACCCAACCGTGCGTGAAAAGGTCCTTTCCCTCGTCAAGGCGATGGCCCAGGCCGGAGAGCGCCGGGATATGACTGTCGATCCGGCAAATTCTGAGACGAGCGCTGCGCTCGACGCTTGA
- a CDS encoding xanthine dehydrogenase family protein molybdopterin-binding subunit has product MTVMEPNIKRGDAADGVLGGRLSRLDGPAKITGKANYALENQIDGVVHGVMVQSTIAAGTISSMDISAAEASPGVLLVLTPDNIMELKSATTWAGTPGPEGPYLALTNEITFNGQHVAAVFAETLEQATAAAASIKVSYVEKPAIFGFDDPGAGEGIAVEQMTIEWGNAEQALAEAAVRIEAEYRTPREYNVPIEPHGLIAKWDGDVLTLWEPSQWVDGMARSYAEWFELPFENVRIISPYIGGGFGSKALSLPHAAVAIMAARRLGRPVKLAVTRAQTFTAFGGRPATRQTLALGATKEGKLLSIVQRGANETAMTGAAVEPLGAVTSIMYDVPNFSSRQNIVPVHTVLPGALRAPGENPSAWGLESAIDELAYAVGIDPVEIRLLNYAEQDPHAKIPWSTRQLREAFAVGGEAFGWSKRSPKPCSMRDGNALIGWGVAAGTYPVRRTPGEALVRILADGTAEIASSSIDMGQGTYTIMAQTAAEVLGIPVEKIHVKLGDSALPRAPVAGGSQLANLMTGAVHKAALAARDELIGLALNDVNSPFRDAQANTLTISEGRILPPRGEGEGVAIADFMRQIGREKVETLRDTLPEDKRDGKDRYDNFTTMMTMKAPTEGGYSLHSWCAHFVEVRVDEDFGTVRVSRMVSALDSGRLYNPKLAESQWRGGIIMGIGQALLEEGIVDERYARVINNNLADYLVPTNSDVPDLQVISVGIPDYRASVLGGKAVGELPIVGVAPAIANAVFHATGKRIRSLPITLEKLI; this is encoded by the coding sequence ATGACCGTCATGGAACCGAATATCAAACGCGGTGATGCAGCAGATGGCGTGCTCGGAGGCCGCCTGTCGCGCTTGGATGGACCGGCAAAGATCACCGGCAAGGCAAACTACGCGCTCGAAAATCAAATCGACGGCGTCGTTCACGGCGTGATGGTCCAGAGCACGATTGCGGCAGGCACAATCAGCTCGATGGACATTTCTGCAGCTGAGGCATCGCCTGGCGTGCTGCTCGTGCTGACCCCGGACAACATCATGGAGCTGAAATCGGCAACCACCTGGGCCGGCACGCCCGGTCCTGAAGGTCCTTATCTCGCGCTGACCAACGAGATTACCTTCAATGGGCAGCATGTTGCAGCCGTGTTCGCCGAAACGCTCGAACAGGCGACCGCTGCCGCGGCGTCGATCAAGGTGAGCTACGTCGAGAAGCCGGCCATCTTCGGCTTCGATGATCCAGGGGCCGGGGAGGGTATTGCGGTCGAGCAAATGACGATTGAGTGGGGTAACGCCGAACAGGCGCTGGCTGAAGCTGCTGTTCGGATCGAAGCTGAGTATAGGACACCGCGTGAATACAACGTGCCGATCGAACCCCACGGGCTAATCGCCAAATGGGACGGCGATGTGCTGACGCTTTGGGAACCGAGCCAATGGGTGGATGGCATGGCGCGCAGCTATGCCGAGTGGTTCGAATTGCCCTTCGAGAATGTGCGGATCATCTCGCCCTATATCGGCGGCGGTTTCGGTTCCAAGGCACTCTCGTTGCCGCACGCGGCAGTTGCGATCATGGCCGCAAGGAGGCTCGGCCGTCCCGTCAAGCTCGCGGTCACCCGCGCGCAGACATTCACTGCCTTCGGCGGCCGCCCTGCCACCCGGCAAACGCTGGCGCTCGGCGCAACGAAGGAAGGAAAGCTGCTCTCGATCGTTCAGCGCGGTGCTAATGAAACGGCGATGACGGGTGCGGCCGTCGAGCCGCTCGGTGCCGTCACCTCGATCATGTATGACGTGCCGAACTTCAGCTCGAGGCAGAACATCGTGCCTGTGCATACGGTTCTGCCCGGCGCGCTTCGTGCTCCCGGCGAAAATCCCAGTGCATGGGGTCTTGAGTCGGCAATCGATGAACTCGCCTATGCCGTCGGCATCGACCCCGTCGAGATCCGTTTGCTGAACTATGCCGAGCAAGACCCGCATGCCAAGATCCCTTGGTCGACGAGACAACTGCGCGAAGCCTTTGCCGTGGGTGGCGAAGCCTTCGGCTGGTCGAAGCGCTCGCCAAAGCCGTGTTCCATGCGGGACGGCAACGCGCTGATCGGCTGGGGTGTGGCGGCAGGCACCTATCCGGTACGCCGCACGCCCGGTGAGGCACTCGTGCGAATCCTTGCCGATGGTACGGCGGAGATTGCAAGCAGCAGCATCGACATGGGCCAGGGGACCTATACCATCATGGCCCAGACTGCTGCTGAAGTCCTTGGCATCCCCGTCGAGAAGATCCACGTCAAGCTCGGCGACTCGGCCTTGCCGCGAGCGCCCGTCGCTGGCGGCTCGCAGCTTGCAAACCTGATGACGGGTGCCGTTCATAAGGCCGCCCTTGCCGCGCGCGACGAGTTGATCGGGCTTGCTCTCAACGATGTGAATTCGCCGTTCCGGGACGCGCAGGCCAATACGCTCACGATCTCCGAGGGCCGGATCCTGCCGCCGAGGGGAGAAGGTGAAGGCGTTGCGATTGCAGACTTCATGCGGCAGATCGGCCGTGAGAAGGTCGAGACGCTGCGTGACACGCTGCCGGAAGACAAACGGGATGGAAAGGACCGCTACGACAACTTTACGACGATGATGACGATGAAGGCGCCGACTGAAGGCGGCTATTCGCTCCATAGCTGGTGTGCGCATTTTGTCGAGGTTCGCGTCGACGAGGATTTCGGCACGGTCCGCGTCTCGCGCATGGTTTCCGCGCTCGATTCGGGAAGGCTCTACAACCCGAAGCTCGCCGAAAGCCAGTGGCGCGGCGGCATCATCATGGGCATTGGCCAGGCGTTGCTGGAGGAAGGTATTGTCGACGAACGATATGCCCGCGTGATCAACAACAATCTGGCCGACTATCTCGTGCCGACCAATTCGGATGTGCCCGATCTTCAGGTGATTTCCGTCGGCATCCCCGATTACCGTGCCTCGGTGCTCGGCGGCAAGGCTGTTGGCGAATTGCCAATCGTCGGGGTGGCACCTGCGATCGCCAACGCGGTCTTTCACGCAACCGGCAAGCGCATCCGTTCGTTGCCGATCACGCTGGAGAAGCTCATCTAG
- a CDS encoding FAD binding domain-containing protein, whose protein sequence is MKEFSYLRASSADQAREAAARQGAMVIAGGTTLLDLAKCGIAAPETVVDITFLSGLDAISSNETGVTIGALAKMSEVAEHRVIREAFPAISQSLSLAASAQLRNMATIGGNLLQRTRCPYFRDPAVFKACNKREPGSGCSAIGGMTRNHAVLGTSEHCIAVNPGDLAVALVAFDAVIHLGARQIAVDDFFLTPGNTPHLEHKIERGELITAIFIPASQAARRSIYLKVRDRQSYEFAAASAAVGLELEEDGKTIRDLRVALGGVATKPWRARAVERALVGKTVEPAAIAKASVLAIEGAIDHGANRYKIDLAPRVVARAIERLGGLL, encoded by the coding sequence ATGAAAGAGTTTTCCTATTTGCGCGCATCGTCGGCCGATCAAGCCCGTGAGGCGGCTGCCCGGCAAGGCGCGATGGTCATTGCAGGCGGCACCACCCTGCTCGATCTTGCCAAATGCGGCATTGCCGCGCCGGAAACGGTCGTCGATATCACATTTCTTTCCGGACTGGACGCAATCTCGTCCAACGAGACAGGCGTTACGATCGGCGCACTTGCCAAGATGAGCGAGGTCGCCGAGCATCGCGTCATAAGAGAAGCGTTCCCTGCGATCTCGCAATCGCTGTCGCTGGCGGCATCCGCCCAGCTTCGCAACATGGCGACGATTGGTGGCAACCTCCTGCAGCGCACCCGCTGTCCGTATTTCCGCGACCCGGCGGTCTTCAAGGCCTGCAACAAGCGCGAGCCGGGTTCGGGATGTTCGGCGATCGGCGGAATGACCCGCAACCACGCCGTGCTCGGCACCAGCGAGCACTGCATCGCCGTCAATCCCGGCGATCTCGCGGTGGCTCTCGTCGCGTTCGACGCGGTGATCCATCTGGGCGCGCGGCAGATTGCTGTCGACGACTTCTTTCTGACTCCGGGCAACACGCCGCACCTGGAGCATAAAATTGAACGCGGTGAACTCATCACCGCCATTTTCATCCCCGCCTCGCAAGCAGCCCGAAGATCGATTTATCTCAAGGTCCGCGACCGGCAATCCTACGAATTTGCTGCCGCCAGCGCTGCTGTCGGCCTCGAGCTGGAAGAGGATGGTAAAACGATCCGCGACCTTCGTGTTGCGCTCGGAGGCGTTGCGACAAAACCGTGGCGCGCCCGCGCGGTCGAACGCGCCTTGGTCGGCAAGACCGTCGAACCGGCGGCGATCGCAAAAGCAAGCGTGCTTGCCATTGAGGGCGCCATCGACCATGGCGCCAACCGGTACAAGATCGACCTGGCGCCACGTGTCGTTGCTCGCGCCATAGAAAGATTGGGAGGTCTGCTATGA
- a CDS encoding (2Fe-2S)-binding protein: MTRTINLRLDINGASHALAVDPRVTLLDALREHLALTGTKKGCDHGQCGACTVHIDGRRVLACLTLAAQAEGRQVTTIEGLAAADGTLHPVQAAFLEHDAFQCGYCTPGQIMSAVACIREGHTGCDGEIREYMSGNLCRCGAHNSIVAAVRKAAEMAR, from the coding sequence ATGACCCGGACAATCAACCTCAGGCTTGATATCAACGGTGCATCGCACGCGCTTGCTGTCGATCCACGCGTGACGCTGCTCGATGCATTGCGTGAACATCTGGCGCTGACCGGCACGAAGAAAGGCTGCGACCACGGGCAGTGCGGCGCTTGCACCGTCCATATCGACGGCAGGCGCGTGCTTGCCTGTCTCACGCTTGCGGCCCAGGCCGAGGGGCGGCAAGTCACGACAATCGAAGGCCTCGCCGCGGCAGACGGCACCCTTCATCCGGTGCAGGCGGCGTTTCTTGAGCATGATGCTTTCCAGTGCGGCTATTGCACGCCGGGCCAGATCATGTCGGCGGTTGCCTGCATTCGCGAGGGTCATACGGGCTGCGATGGCGAGATCCGTGAATATATGTCCGGCAATCTCTGTCGGTGCGGGGCCCATAACAGCATCGTCGCGGCGGTGCGCAAAGCTGCGGAGATGGCGCGATGA
- a CDS encoding TetR/AcrR family transcriptional regulator, with translation MRADALRNRDRLIAVAAEVFADQGVEGSLEEVARCAGVGIGTLYRHFPTREHLVEVVYRRELQNLATAASDLAATHPADQALEEWMHRFVNYIAAKRGMAQSLRILLNCNSELFAESAGIISGALRQLMDNAAAKGMIRSDVESTDLLHALSSIYSMPDSPEWRERSRRLIRLLMDGLKWGVKMGPAD, from the coding sequence ATGCGTGCCGATGCGTTGCGCAACCGCGACAGGCTCATAGCTGTTGCCGCCGAGGTCTTCGCCGATCAAGGCGTCGAAGGTTCGCTGGAGGAGGTCGCCCGGTGCGCCGGCGTCGGTATCGGAACGCTCTACCGTCACTTTCCGACGCGCGAACATCTGGTCGAAGTTGTCTATCGGCGGGAACTGCAGAATTTGGCGACGGCTGCGAGCGATCTGGCGGCAACGCATCCGGCAGACCAGGCCCTTGAAGAATGGATGCACCGCTTCGTCAACTACATTGCCGCCAAGCGCGGTATGGCACAAAGCCTGCGCATTTTGCTGAATTGCAACTCGGAGCTCTTTGCCGAAAGCGCCGGCATCATCTCCGGGGCTCTTCGACAGTTAATGGACAACGCTGCCGCAAAGGGCATGATCCGCAGCGACGTGGAGAGCACCGACCTCTTGCATGCGCTTTCCAGCATCTATTCGATGCCCGACTCACCGGAATGGCGCGAACGCTCGCGCAGGCTGATCCGCCTGTTGATGGATGGACTTAAATGGGGTGTAAAAATGGGGCCGGCCGATTAG
- a CDS encoding type II toxin-antitoxin system VapB family antitoxin: MSLNIKNPATVALVDELARRQGISKTAAIHQALTERLHRMGYGDVAQERLLTEIQAIRGRVARLPELDSRSDEEIIGYDKHGIPN, encoded by the coding sequence ATGTCGCTCAATATCAAAAACCCCGCCACAGTCGCTCTCGTTGACGAGCTTGCGCGGCGGCAAGGTATCAGCAAGACCGCAGCCATTCATCAGGCTTTGACGGAGCGTCTACATCGCATGGGATACGGCGATGTGGCGCAGGAGCGTCTGCTCACCGAGATACAGGCGATCCGTGGGCGAGTGGCGCGATTGCCCGAACTCGACAGCCGAAGCGATGAAGAAATCATCGGCTACGATAAGCATGGAATTCCGAACTGA
- a CDS encoding type II toxin-antitoxin system VapC family toxin — protein sequence MVIDTSAIVAILRSEPEAATLERTVIANPIRLVPATCVLETRMALVSRRGEHALAEIDLWLARIEADIVPVDADLVDLATQAWLTYGKGRHPAALNFADCFSYALAKRADEPLLFIGEDFSRTDIEAA from the coding sequence ATGGTGATCGATACCTCTGCGATTGTCGCAATACTGCGCAGTGAACCAGAGGCCGCAACGCTCGAGAGAACGGTCATCGCCAACCCTATTCGCTTGGTCCCCGCGACATGTGTTCTTGAGACGCGTATGGCATTGGTCAGCCGGCGCGGCGAACACGCACTTGCCGAGATCGATCTGTGGCTCGCCAGAATCGAGGCCGACATCGTTCCGGTCGACGCCGATCTGGTGGATCTGGCGACACAGGCCTGGCTTACTTACGGCAAAGGCCGCCATCCGGCGGCATTGAATTTTGCCGATTGTTTTTCCTACGCTTTGGCAAAGCGTGCGGACGAACCGCTTCTCTTCATCGGCGAGGACTTTTCGCGCACCGATATCGAGGCGGCATAA